CCCGCAGGGTAGGTGcaggacaggcaggcagagagtcCCCTGAGGGGCGGGTGAGACCCCAAAGCTCCTCAGCACCTCGAGCAGAGTGCACCCCCCACCTGCTGGTCTCTAAGGAGGTCAGCCCTCAAGGCTGCTGCATTCTGCCGAGGGTGCACCCCGAGAAGGAGTGTGTTTTCTTTGTGAGCTTTTGCTTTGACGTGATGTGAATTAACAttccaatttgttttgtttgtttgtttttatttttttcaagacagggtttctctttgtagcccaggctgtcctggaactggatctggagaccaggctgtcctctaactcagagatctgcctgtgtctgcttcctcctgagtgctgggattaaaggcctgcaccaccaccgcctggctagcgTTATACTTTTTATTAAGTagacaaaagtaaaaagaaatctgtGGCTAGAGGCAGTGGGCTCCAGGCCTGGAAGGTCTGGTGAGAAATGTGTAGGATGCTGGACCTGGTCCCTGTGGAGGGGCGCAGGCTgagagcagggtgtggagaggGTTTCTGGAGGAGAGCCTGGCGGAGCATCAGGGGCTGAAGTGATGGCCTGGCATCCGCTCACTCACTCATTGCTTCGATGCCTCTTAAGCTGGTTCCTAGCCAGATGGGGTTTAGACTCAGCAGAAGGAACATCAGATCCACAGACCACAGAGTTCCCTGTTTGGCTCTCAGCGCTGTGGGGACCGGAGGCTGGATGAGAGGGTTAGTAGGTGGTCCCCAACCCCCCCCAACCTCCTATTCCTAGGGGACCTAGGAAGCCCTGAAGCCCCCAGGAAACCACCTCGCCCCAAGAAGAAGGAGGCAGGTGAGGGCACCAAGCTGAAAAAGGCAAAGAAGAAAGGTAAGTGGGGGACAGACACTgacggacagatggacagacGGACGGTTGGTGGACAGGGGGCGCTGGGTGTGTTGAGATGGTGACCTTTTCTTGTATCCTCTCTGCAGGGGCCGGGGAGACTGACAAGGACCCCGTGAAGAGCCCAGCAGCCCCGAGGAAGAAGATCCCAGCTGCCATGTTCCTGGTTGGGGAAGGCGGCCCGGCCGAGAAGGCTACGAAGAAGAAAGGTACGTGGCTGAAGGTAACAGGAACAGGGACACTGTGTGTGCAGTACCACGGGAGGAGTGAGGGCGAGAGCCAGACCACGTGGGGACATCCTGACACCCCTGCTCTGACAGCTGTGTGGCCCTAAGCAGGCGGCCTTCCTGAGGCTCCGATCAGAACCTTTTTATGGCCGTGGAGTGGATTAAAGGGAAACCTGGGTGTTGGGAACCCCTGGCCAATCAGGGCAAAGGGTCTACAGCCTTTCCCCCTCCATGCTCAGGGCCCCCCAAAGgctcagaggaagagaagaaggaggaagaggaggaggaggaagaggaggactcTGCTGTGATGAAGAACAGTAACCAGAAAGGCCGGGCGAAGGGGAAAGGCAGAAAGGTTGTCACCGAGGGGCAGGTGTGGGGGGACTTTGTGGGCGAGGACTTGGCTTCCTATCCATAATGGGCACAAGGCCCAGGAACATGGGGTTCATAGGGACAGAAGAGGCCACCCACAGACCTTCCACACTCTTGTCCAGACTTCCCCTCTGCAGTACAAACATCAGACAGTCCCCAGCGAGAAGATGTTAAAATACCCGGGAGGCTGGGGCTCTGGATTTCGGGAGGGTGAAGGTGGGGGCAATGGAATGGaataaggtcttgctatgtagcccaggctaacctggagcTCCAGATCTTTCTACCCCCactggtactgggattacaggtgtgagtctaTGTCTGGCTTCTGTTAGACACATCTTATACACCTTTGGGGACACTGAGTGGCTGGGAGCTGGCTAGCAGGACCAGCCGTCAATATACTTCCACTCTGCTGAATTCATCCCTCAGGACCTCTAGCCTCCCAGCCTTAGTTCCCTGTGCATGCAACCCAGCATAGGGAGGTGGCAGCATCAGGATCAGGTGTTCAGAGCTAACCTCAGCTACACTGTgaggttgaggtcagcctggcctatgtgagagcctgtctccaacagtaaagaggggctggagaaatggcccagcagtGGGGTGCGCTTCCAGAGAaaccgggtttgattcccagcacccacatggcacctcacctttggaagtccagttccaggggatctgatatcctcttctgagctctggaggcaccaggcacacaggaggtgcacagacacacatgcaggcaaaacactcatacaaaggaaaagtaaatctttaaataaaataaccaatCAATCCCTGGCTGCCAAAGGCTCCAGAATCTTCCCAGTTTGTCCTGATTTGACATCTGCCACTGTCAAGACAGGTCGCTAAGGACTTTGAAGGACAAGCTGTGCACACGCTGGTACACACACGAGGAGGCCTGGCTGAGAGTATTAAGACTCTCCTCTAACAAGAAAGCCGTACAAGAGCCAGCCCTGGTTCGAGCTTTGTGGGTTTAATAGTTTGTGTAGGAGTGGCAGGTCTTCCGGGATGGATTGGCATTAACTAAGATCACCGCCGCTCATGTCCACGGTGTTTTATCCCGGGTGGAAACGGCCCTCCACACAGCAGGCCCTTGAAAGTCACAGGTGTAGAAACGTTTGCCTAAGTGACAGTGACTTTTCTCACCTCACGTTCCAGGCATAGTCTGTTTCCCAAGTTTCTTCTGCAGCAGGCTGGAGAACAGTCAAGATGGTCATTTGCCCCTTGGCCAAGGGCCCCAGGCTGTGCTTTTACCAAACACATGGTGTAGAACTGACCCCAGGCAGGAGGCTCCTCAGCCCTCACAGATAACTCGGAAGCCTCAGGTGCTGAATCCCCCAGCCTGATAGGTCAGTTGCCCTCCTGAGGAACTGGAGTCCCCTCACAGAGCAGCAGGAGAAAGGGCACCAGGTCTCACCCTGCCTCCTCCTGTAAGAGAAGTGTTACTAGGAAATTCTCCAACGGCAAAGTACGCTGACACATTCATGAGTCAGCTGTGTCTGTCTTGCTGCGTAACAAATGGCCTCCAAGCTTTAGTGTCTTCAAATATGGAGCCAGCTTTTCcacttagttttttttctttcttttatatatattttttggttttttcatgacagggtttctagatatccgcctggctctgcctccctattgctgggattaaaggcgtgtgccaccaccacccagctctactTAGTTTCTAAGGGTCAGGGTGTCACACGAGGCTGTATTCACCTGAAAGTCTGGCTAGGAATGGACAGTTCATTTCTAAAGTGGTTCAGTCATGGTTGTGGGTTGGagacctctcttcctctccatatAGACCTCTCCCACAGCATTGGCATGATCCCAATATCTGTATAACAGGGACAGCTACCCCTGTGTGTTAAGAATGAGAAGAGGCAGTATGTGGAGagctagacatggtggtgcacacctccacTCCAGGCACTGGAAGGCTAAGCAAGATTGcagtgaggccagcctaggctacagagtgggtttgaggccagccttggccttATAGTGGAACCCTATCtcggattaaaaaaaaaaaaaaataggggctgaagagatggttcagtggttaagagcgtttgctgctctcacagaggacctggattcagttccctgcacccacataatggcttaTAACAAtttataactgcagttccaggggatcctgtagtctcttctggccaccaagggcaccaggcacacactcatgtggtgtacagacagacagacatgcagacaaaatactcatatatattacaaaagaacaaaacaaaagcaaaaatactatcaccaccaccaccaccaccaccaccacaaggccagatgtggtagtgttatcccaggacttgggaggtgaaggcaggaggatcaggagttcgagcccagcctccTCAACacagtgagtccaaggccagcctgggctatgtgagtctttgtccttaaaaatgaaaatgggggttggggatttagctcagtggtagagcgcttgcctagcaagcgcaaggccctgggttcgatcctcagctcaaaaaaaaaaaaaagtaaaaatgaaaatgggctggagagatggctcagtggttaagagcaccggctgctcttccagaggaccagggttcaattcccagctcccacatggtggctcacaaccataactGCAATTCCAGgcgacctgacaccctcacacagacatacatgcaggcaaaacaccagagAATAAGAATATACACATTGAATCTACATGTGGTGTGgaatgaaaacaagaaaggaagttgTGGCTGACAGCCCCTAGTAGTGGAACCTGAACGGTGGCTGACGGAGCTCAAGCTGGAATATAGTCAATCACAGAATTCCAGAGCCTTCTATCATGAGGTTGGGCTGTGGGCGATGGAGGCGCCTCGGCTCCCAGGTCTGGATGCTAgacctatcatctatctcttttctccctccagaaAGCGGTGAGTGGTGGCCTGTCCTGCCTAGGGTGCAGAAAGGGACCCATGGTGTAGGGTGTCCTGGCTAACGCACCGTCTGCCCGTGCAGAAGGAGGAGAGGGCGCCGTCCCCCCCTGTGGAAGTGGGTGAACCCCGGGAGTTTGTGCTGCGGCCAGCTCCCCAGGGCAAGGCGGTGCGCTGCCGGCTGACGCGGGACAAGAAGGGCATGGACCGCGGCATGTACCCATCCTACTTCCTGCACCTGGACGCGGAGAAGAAGGTATTGAGAAAGGGGCTGGGTGTGTCTAGGGCTGGGGGCAAGTGTCTAGGGCCTCCCTGGTCCCccagctccatctgcctctctctgtcacctctgtcctgtTCTCCGCAGGTGTTCCTCTTGGCCGGCAGGAAACGCAAGCGCAGTAAGACGGCCAATTACCTCATCTCCAGAGACCCTACCAACTTGTCCAGGGGAGGGGAGGATTTCATCGGAAAGCTGAGGTGCGGCTGAGCTTCTGGGCCACCAGCGGTCACTTCCGGCCCACTGTGGATGGCAGAGTGCCCCCACATAGGATGCTCCAGAGACATCCCTCAGCCTAGGGCGTTTCACACTCTGACATGCGTGAATCTCTTGGGGACCTGGTCTAGATGGTTTTGTGGGCTTGGGGTGGGCCCCTAGCCCTGCGTGTCAACATCTCCCCCGAGGGGCGGGGACTGTGCAGACCTGATCAAGGCTCTCACAGACGTGGACTCCAGCTCCACGAGGCAGGGCCAGGCCGATAGCCCAGCTCCCACACAGTCTTCTCAGAGGAGGTatattgctgggtgtggtggtacacgcctataatcccagcacttggtgagTTGAGATAGAAGCAGCAGGGGTTTAAGGTCACCCTTGGCTGTTTAAGGAACttggagctagcctgggctacattagctACCCactaagaaagaggaaagagatgtagctcagttgatagagtattTGCTTAACCAAGTTTGatcctagcaccacataaaccaggtgtcaCAGAACACATCTGTAAAaccagcaccaggaggcagaggcaggagggtccacattaaggccagcctggtctatatcatgagacacagtctcaaaagCAAACGAAAGTGATATTTACTGAGTGAATGAACAAGTGAAGGGAGGCTCCATGTGACCAGGCTTCCTGTATGGCGCCCACTAGTCCGAAAAGACTTATTTACTTCATTTGTGCATTTAACAAATGGTATTTAGGCCTGCCTGTGCCTTAGGCTCAGTTCCAAATATTAACCAGATATTTCATCCTTTTATCAACCAAACCAGAGGAGGATTATAGCTATGATGATTTACAGGTGGGAAAGCTGGGGTCCAGCGAGATGGCCCACCGGGTAAGGGTTCTTGtcagcaagcctgatgacctgagctcaatctctgacacccacatgatagaaggagggAACTGATTGCTGAacgctgtcctctgacctccactgtgtGCATGGCCACACATGTACACTCAATAAGTCAACTTACAAAACAATCCACTCAAGTGGGACTGTTGAGACTTTCCTATTTCCTAGGGCCACACAGATGGAgacaaaatttgaattttttttttaagacagggtctcatgtagcccaggctggtttggaCCTCATGATGTGGTGGCAGATGACCTTGGATACCCAGTCTTCTGCTTCCACCTGCCAAATGCAGCAGTTACTGTCCCACCTGGCTGCTTTTCTTGCAGCTGGGGATTGAACCGGGAGCCTCAGGCATGCAAaaaagtgctccaccactgagccccGCAGCCAggctgtctcaaaataaccatGATTAGTAGTAATTTCAAAAACTCTCCCTTCAAGGGGAGCCTGGATCAGGGCACATGACATGCTCACTCCCAAGGCACACACTGCCCTTTGCTCTTGAAATGGGAGGCTATGGGAAGGGTTTTGGAATCAGAGGTGGTAGGTACCCTTGGCTCAACTCTTTTCCCATCCTCAGGTCCAATCTCCTGGGCAACCGCTTCACGGTCTTTGATAACGGGCAGAACCCACAGCGTGGCGGAGGAGGTGTGGACGTGGGGAGCCTGCGCCAGGAGCTGGCAGCTGTGGTCTATGTGAGAAGCCACTGTccccaccatgccaggctctccTCAGGTAGGATGCGGCCTGACGtccatctctctctttcaggAAACCAATGTTTTGGGGTTCCGCGGACCCCGGCGCATGACTGTCATCATCCCTGGAATGAACTCGGACAATGAGAGAGTCCCTATCCGGCCCCGAAATGTGAGCCTCTTCCTTCCTACCCCTTGTCCCTGAGAGCCTGGCTCTCTACTGACCCGCTCAGGGAGATCAGGGCCAGGAACTCGGCCTGCCCacctcagtctcttgagtacACTTCTCACAGCTTCCTCCGGTCACTTGTagaatgaactcaggttctctgtcgCTGGAtccatgccaggcatggtggcactttcctgtaatcccagaacttgggaggtgaaggcaggcagATCAGAGGGCCATCTCTAGCTACACACGgagggttctaggccagcctgagctactcggaaccccatctcaaagaaataaacagtgctggaaagatgactcagcagttaagagtacatagTGTATTTCAAAGGACCTgagattggtttgtttgtttgtttgtttttgtttttgaggtgagGGGAGACTGTTGTTTCtatggcagggtctcactatgtagtctggactggccttgaactcacagggatctgcctatctctgcctccagagcactggcgtgaaaggcgtgagccaccgTGAAGCAATGTGACCCCTTTGAAGCCGTAATCAGTGCAGGAGGTAGACAGCAGGTAGTGATGTGATGAATGAACAAAGGGTGGGAGAAGGGGGAAGGTAAGTGTTACAGGATGCTAAGAGGACCAGAGGGGGCAGCTGAGGCACATGCCTGGCATATGATTTCAATATCAGGCCTCAGAGATGCAAGGTGAGGGCTCTTCAGCATCTGGTATCTAGGTTTAGGGCGAGGACAGCccgtgcaaaggccctggggcagaAGGTACCTGATGGGTTGAGGATCAGTAAGGTGACCATCATGGATAAAGGGCTTGAGGGCAGAGGTGATTCCAAGGGGCAGAGGGTACCTGTTTAACTGGCTTTTGCTCTGAGAGAGCTGGGAAGTCATAGCAGGGTTCTAAGCTATGACTTACAAAGTTCAAGGAACGACACTCCAAAGAGACCAAGTTGGAGTATGGGCAGTGTGGAAAAGAGGGGAAACTGTCCTGGGCTCTGTCGCTCTTGCAGGCTCGGCAAGCCTAGGATTTCAGAGACCCATGGGTCTCTGGCATGTCCCATGCTGCTGGGAGGCCAGGCTGTCATTGGAGGCCAATCTGGCTAGGAAGCTGGGCCTTACGGGTTCTAGTCGCTACTTCTAAGTCCAATGAGTAAGAACCCAGGTCCAAATGTGACACAGTAGTGATCAGAATACTACCTGCTGGGCCAGGGTGGCTCACCTGGCAGGCACCAGgtgctgggttccatccccagcactataaAAACCAGGCATTGTGGttcatgcctacaatcccagcacttaggaggtagaggcaagaggatcggAACTATAAAGTTATCCTCAGCTATACAGGGAGtttaatgccagcctgggctatgtgggaacctgacaacacacacacacacacacacacacacacacacacacacacacacacaaacaacaacaacaataataataataataataataataataataataataatgggctTGGAGATATCTCTGTCAATAAGATACCTGCTGTACAGCAAGAGGGCTTGAGTGGAGATGCCCAGCACCCCATGTAAAAGCTGTGCACACTGGTGTGTACCTAtaacccagcactgggcaggagGAGATGGGTGGATCCCCAAAATGCATTGATCACTCAGTCTAGCTCAGTCAATgcgctccaggttcagtgggagaccagAACATGAAGAGTGGCACTCCTCCTGGGTGCCAACCGagcctttctgctctctgccagAGCATCCCCAATAAGACCCGTTCTCAGTGCTACCCTGCCCATATCTGCTGATACCCTCTGTGGACATTGCAGCACACATATCCTGGCCCCCTGAGCGAGCCCTGCCACCTCTAACCATCCTTTGTTACCTCCTCTTGGGCACCCCAGTCCAGCGATGGGCTGCTGGTTCGCTGGCAGAACAAGACGCTGGAGAGCCTCATCGAGCTACATAACAAGCCACCCATCTGGAATGAGGACAGTGGCTCCTACACCCTCAACTTCCAGGGCCGGGTCACTCAGGCCTCCGTCAAGAACTTTCAGATTGTACACGCTGATGACCGTGAGTATCTGagtgttctctcccctccccttcttgaGTCTGGGTTGGGAGGGGGCTCAGATAGTCCAGGCAAAAGTCTTGGGGTTCACTAGGACAAGTGGGTGACCTAGCATTGACCAGGACCCTTGGGTAGATGCTGAGACATTGCCAGTGGTATCATAATGAGGAGAGGGATGAGCTTGCTGGGATC
The sequence above is drawn from the Onychomys torridus chromosome 18, mOncTor1.1, whole genome shotgun sequence genome and encodes:
- the Tulp1 gene encoding tubby-related protein 1 isoform X2, encoding MPLQEETLREVWASDSGHEEDWLSPEPPLRPKQRPTQGQKLRKKKSETPESPGSKPRRAGAGRRKLEEPPADPAEACTAPTVYAKFLRDPEAKKRDPRETFLVARAPDAGGEEGSEEDSEDDDEEEEEGKKEKSSLPPRRPLKEREKKAKALGPQGDLGSPEAPRKPPRPKKKEAGEGTKLKKAKKKGAGETDKDPVKSPAAPRKKIPAAMFLVGEGGPAEKATKKKGPPKGSEEEKKEEEEEEEEEDSAVMKNSNQKGRAKGKGRKKAKEERAPSPPVEVGEPREFVLRPAPQGKAVRCRLTRDKKGMDRGMYPSYFLHLDAEKKVFLLAGRKRKRSKTANYLISRDPTNLSRGGEDFIGKLRSNLLGNRFTVFDNGQNPQRGGGGVDVGSLRQELAAVVYETNVLGFRGPRRMTVIIPGMNSDNERVPIRPRNSSDGLLVRWQNKTLESLIELHNKPPIWNEDSGSYTLNFQGRVTQASVKNFQIVHADDPDYIVLQFGRVAEDAFTLDYRYPLCALQAFAIALSSFDGKLACE
- the Tulp1 gene encoding tubby-related protein 1 isoform X1; translation: MPLQEETLREVWASDSGHEEDWLSPEPPLRPKQRPTQGQKLRKKKSETPESPGSKPRRAGAGRRKLEEPPADPAEACTAPTVYAKFLRDPEAKKRDPRETFLVARAPDAGGEEGSEEDSEDDDEEEEEGKKEKSSLPPRRPLKEREKKAKALGPQGDLGSPEAPRKPPRPKKKEAGEGTKLKKAKKKGAGETDKDPVKSPAAPRKKIPAAMFLVGEGGPAEKATKKKGPPKGSEEEKKEEEEEEEEEDSAVMKNSNQKGRAKGKGRKVKEERAPSPPVEVGEPREFVLRPAPQGKAVRCRLTRDKKGMDRGMYPSYFLHLDAEKKVFLLAGRKRKRSKTANYLISRDPTNLSRGGEDFIGKLRSNLLGNRFTVFDNGQNPQRGGGGVDVGSLRQELAAVVYETNVLGFRGPRRMTVIIPGMNSDNERVPIRPRNSSDGLLVRWQNKTLESLIELHNKPPIWNEDSGSYTLNFQGRVTQASVKNFQIVHADDPDYIVLQFGRVAEDAFTLDYRYPLCALQAFAIALSSFDGKLACE
- the Tulp1 gene encoding tubby-related protein 1 isoform X3; protein product: MPLQEETLREVWASDSGHEEDWLSPEPPLRPKQRPTQGQKLRKKKSETPESPGSKPRRAGEEGSEEDSEDDDEEEEEGKKEKSSLPPRRPLKEREKKAKALGPQGDLGSPEAPRKPPRPKKKEAGEGTKLKKAKKKGAGETDKDPVKSPAAPRKKIPAAMFLVGEGGPAEKATKKKGPPKGSEEEKKEEEEEEEEEDSAVMKNSNQKGRAKGKGRKKAKEERAPSPPVEVGEPREFVLRPAPQGKAVRCRLTRDKKGMDRGMYPSYFLHLDAEKKVFLLAGRKRKRSKTANYLISRDPTNLSRGGEDFIGKLRSNLLGNRFTVFDNGQNPQRGGGGVDVGSLRQELAAVVYETNVLGFRGPRRMTVIIPGMNSDNERVPIRPRNSSDGLLVRWQNKTLESLIELHNKPPIWNEDSGSYTLNFQGRVTQASVKNFQIVHADDPDYIVLQFGRVAEDAFTLDYRYPLCALQAFAIALSSFDGKLACE